One genomic window of Corynebacterium sp. sy039 includes the following:
- a CDS encoding copper resistance CopC family protein yields MQKKHESIRHISGVLRVKPFMAALCSVVFMFLSVASLVNVPSAYAHDAVVGGSPANEEIVSEFPTTLRLDFSGTPREGFNTIALSDSNGKVIYSGAPVVSGQSIVLDLPADIEKGTGKYNIGFQITSSDGHATRGKTTFTVAGEQQRQENNSASSVPATTTQNSGPVSQTAQASAEKSGFPLGLVIGIAIAVVVGALVLFILLNRKKNN; encoded by the coding sequence ATGCAGAAGAAACATGAAAGTATAAGGCATATTTCAGGCGTATTAAGGGTAAAACCATTCATGGCTGCGCTATGTTCTGTTGTTTTTATGTTTTTGTCTGTGGCATCTTTGGTCAATGTTCCTAGTGCTTATGCTCATGATGCTGTTGTAGGTGGCAGTCCTGCTAATGAGGAAATTGTGTCAGAGTTTCCAACTACTTTGCGCCTTGATTTTTCTGGTACTCCCCGAGAAGGATTTAACACTATTGCGCTTAGCGATAGTAATGGGAAAGTTATATATTCTGGTGCTCCAGTGGTGAGTGGTCAATCTATAGTGTTAGATTTACCTGCGGATATCGAAAAGGGAACTGGTAAATATAACATTGGTTTCCAAATTACATCCTCGGATGGTCACGCCACACGAGGTAAGACTACTTTTACTGTAGCTGGTGAACAACAGCGCCAAGAAAACAACTCTGCATCTAGCGTACCTGCGACGACTACCCAAAACTCTGGTCCAGTCTCACAAACGGCTCAGGCGTCGGCAGAGAAATCTGGTTTTCCTCTAGGGTTGGTTATTGGGATTGCCATTGCAGTTGTGGTGGGTGCTCTTGTTTTGTTCATCCTATTGAACCGAAAGAAAAATAATTAA
- a CDS encoding FtsX-like permease family protein, whose product MYRNALTKIRSRHIRSLIPVIVVQLIVGLMLGAMFSVLLSTEAAPDMSAGMTYSVIFSFFPFYFGVSTTIRHAITARIGEYNSLYLMGVPARYIRRNIYKEALLGACAVAILSSLLARPILTVLVATLYGNLGGSVPEVLGSPYVNGLIVFLLIAAFSCWAVRRALRKELGVRVGAGQKIIAAPRTRHIIVSACCLGAVLIAGIFSMFAGDSGIPSLLIIFAPLLLAASALFILVVSTKAIEETSRKIFSWSALSLASRQIRLIPAVGILSLLILFICAPLALFVSNDASIEGARIATAARVKNINLIQDKNATFIAPSQAEKLCNTIGPHCAGVLSWAYALREADMESDSTNPHDYHPAQDSEATDYVLVGSTPTVTSAFLHEPQDITTIVSPFTEPWLVPWAAVEKSSRAHTYDGSRIGSIVVLTDDADTTTIETLVPQEDYRIIQAQELAQNIPEKIFYGPHGTGTAEFIPLFASVILGCSVCVFGLLLGRQKLYTPLLEQLSVMGMSAKKIARVRFFSNILPAVLALAVAFIFGVISYSMMISTFGFIQVGIPPLPVGLVCYLIVVIMLSAVMASVNIGKQMKP is encoded by the coding sequence ATGTATCGCAACGCATTAACGAAGATTCGTTCCCGCCATATTCGCTCCCTGATTCCCGTCATTGTGGTGCAGCTTATTGTGGGGCTGATGCTTGGCGCGATGTTTTCTGTACTGCTATCCACAGAAGCTGCCCCGGATATGTCGGCAGGAATGACCTACTCTGTTATATTTTCATTCTTTCCATTTTATTTTGGTGTATCTACAACCATACGGCACGCAATTACTGCACGGATAGGAGAATACAATTCTCTCTATCTCATGGGTGTTCCTGCCCGTTATATCCGCAGAAATATATACAAGGAAGCGTTGCTGGGCGCCTGCGCAGTAGCAATCCTATCGAGTCTGCTAGCACGGCCGATACTCACAGTATTAGTAGCTACTTTATATGGGAATCTTGGTGGCAGCGTACCAGAAGTTTTAGGTTCTCCATATGTCAACGGATTAATTGTTTTCCTACTTATTGCGGCATTCTCCTGCTGGGCAGTGCGTCGAGCGCTGAGGAAAGAACTTGGGGTGCGGGTGGGCGCTGGACAAAAAATCATTGCTGCTCCCCGTACACGTCACATCATTGTTAGCGCGTGTTGCCTTGGCGCTGTGCTGATAGCAGGGATCTTCTCTATGTTTGCTGGAGATTCCGGTATCCCATCATTGCTTATTATCTTTGCACCTTTATTACTTGCCGCCTCAGCTCTTTTTATCCTGGTTGTGAGCACTAAAGCAATAGAAGAAACATCAAGAAAAATATTTAGTTGGTCAGCATTAAGCCTTGCTTCGAGGCAAATCAGATTGATTCCAGCGGTAGGAATACTATCTTTGTTAATCCTTTTTATTTGCGCACCCCTTGCTCTTTTTGTGAGTAACGATGCCTCTATCGAAGGCGCACGCATCGCAACAGCAGCTCGGGTAAAAAATATTAATCTTATACAAGATAAAAACGCCACATTTATAGCACCAAGCCAGGCAGAAAAACTATGCAACACGATCGGACCCCATTGTGCTGGCGTGCTCAGTTGGGCGTATGCCCTTCGTGAAGCAGATATGGAATCTGATAGTACCAACCCGCACGATTATCATCCTGCACAAGATTCAGAAGCTACGGATTATGTGCTGGTGGGAAGCACACCCACAGTTACCAGTGCTTTTCTGCATGAACCTCAGGATATTACAACGATCGTTTCACCCTTTACCGAGCCGTGGCTAGTTCCTTGGGCGGCCGTAGAAAAAAGTTCCCGTGCACACACTTATGATGGTTCACGTATCGGTTCTATCGTCGTACTCACAGATGACGCAGACACAACCACGATAGAAACTCTTGTGCCACAAGAAGATTATCGCATCATACAAGCGCAAGAATTGGCGCAGAATATCCCCGAAAAAATATTTTACGGGCCTCACGGTACCGGAACAGCGGAGTTTATCCCCTTATTCGCTTCTGTTATTTTAGGCTGTTCAGTCTGCGTTTTTGGTCTTTTGCTGGGGAGACAGAAACTCTATACCCCATTGCTTGAGCAATTATCCGTCATGGGTATGAGTGCAAAGAAAATAGCGCGTGTACGTTTCTTTAGTAATATTCTGCCAGCGGTCTTAGCATTGGCAGTCGCCTTTATTTTCGGAGTTATTTCCTACTCCATGATGATCTCTACCTTCGGGTTTATACAAGTAGGTATCCCGCCCCTGCCGGTAGGGTTAGTATGCTATCTGATTGTGGTCATTATGCTTTCGGCTGTTATGGCTAGTGTGAACATAGGGAAGCAGATGAAACCGTAG
- a CDS encoding ATP-binding cassette domain-containing protein — MALDVSNLSFRYGKRSEWLFHKLNFHVDNGSVMWLKGPSGCGKSTLLEMLALLRNPLSGSITFNGAVIGGGKAQVS, encoded by the coding sequence ATGGCTCTTGATGTTTCTAATTTATCTTTTAGATATGGCAAACGCTCCGAATGGTTGTTTCATAAGCTAAATTTCCATGTAGATAATGGTTCTGTTATGTGGCTTAAAGGCCCATCGGGATGCGGTAAATCTACCTTATTGGAAATGTTGGCACTGCTACGGAACCCACTAAGTGGAAGTATTACTTTTAATGGTGCCGTAATAGGGGGGGGCAAAGCCCAAGTTTCGTGA
- a CDS encoding zinc-binding dehydrogenase, with protein sequence MKKYMINNRAGVSELVLEEAQPSALGERDVEIQVTHSGLGLIDALQFSGVMGDMQGHTPGLEVEGFIRTVGAAVTNLQEGDRVAAMCFGAGLATVLVTHSDFVVKIDERMPAGMGAISLVNTVTAKESLSIARTIGRFERVLVHAGVGGLGTQFGQIASMLDAKHIDAVVGNDEKAILAKDMGYHDVYYRHALSDIPEDFYDVVIDSVGAQATTSSFEKLRSGGRVIKVGNSSGKEAQQFDSLKFWFENKTVIGFNVGLWIMEDTERAHAAMEWAVEQVAEGAIRIPYEVRPVAQLEDSLADLLNGKVMGKLVVEW encoded by the coding sequence ATGAAAAAATACATGATTAACAACCGTGCAGGGGTATCGGAATTAGTGCTGGAGGAAGCACAGCCCAGTGCTTTGGGGGAGCGTGATGTTGAAATACAGGTAACCCACAGTGGTTTGGGGCTTATCGACGCTCTGCAATTTTCCGGTGTGATGGGCGATATGCAAGGGCATACACCTGGTTTAGAAGTAGAAGGATTTATACGCACAGTTGGGGCTGCTGTCACAAACCTCCAAGAAGGCGACAGGGTTGCTGCAATGTGCTTTGGTGCTGGATTAGCTACTGTTTTGGTTACTCATTCTGATTTCGTGGTAAAAATTGATGAACGAATGCCTGCAGGAATGGGCGCTATTTCTCTCGTTAATACGGTTACCGCAAAGGAAAGTCTTTCTATTGCGCGAACAATCGGGCGTTTTGAGCGTGTGCTAGTTCATGCGGGAGTGGGAGGACTAGGAACACAGTTTGGGCAAATAGCCAGTATGTTAGATGCGAAGCATATTGATGCTGTTGTGGGAAATGATGAAAAAGCAATCTTGGCTAAAGATATGGGCTACCACGATGTATATTATCGTCACGCTTTATCTGATATTCCTGAAGATTTTTATGATGTCGTCATTGATTCTGTTGGTGCTCAGGCAACCACATCTAGTTTCGAGAAACTGCGCAGTGGTGGGCGCGTTATAAAAGTAGGTAATAGTTCTGGCAAGGAAGCACAACAGTTTGATTCCTTAAAATTCTGGTTCGAGAATAAAACTGTTATCGGTTTTAACGTAGGTCTATGGATCATGGAAGATACTGAACGTGCACATGCAGCTATGGAATGGGCAGTAGAACAAGTTGCAGAAGGCGCTATTCGGATTCCTTATGAGGTGCGTCCCGTGGCGCAGTTGGAAGACTCTCTTGCTGATCTTCTTAATGGAAAAGTTATGGGGAAATTAGTAGTGGAGTGGTAA
- a CDS encoding cysteine hydrolase family protein has translation MCTESLEHQAIQEMNGVDALVVIDVQEWIVSLDLFPVTGQKLAHKIENMVEKWRELYPNKPVVWIAFLRADGSDGGLDGRAGLSIRKADDEALLIKYGISAFQGTRLHHYLSEHDVRSFITVGIATDYAIAATALDAIQHGYQVWVPADGCVATSAYAHKKTLEKLSERGVCTKPYGLTVSPNNT, from the coding sequence ATGTGCACTGAAAGTCTTGAACACCAAGCTATTCAAGAAATGAACGGTGTGGATGCTCTGGTAGTCATTGATGTTCAAGAATGGATCGTCTCTTTAGATTTATTTCCTGTAACGGGTCAGAAACTTGCTCACAAGATTGAAAATATGGTGGAAAAATGGCGTGAGCTATACCCGAATAAACCTGTTGTATGGATTGCTTTCCTGAGAGCCGATGGTAGCGATGGTGGTTTAGACGGCCGTGCGGGTTTGAGTATAAGAAAAGCAGATGATGAAGCACTACTGATCAAGTACGGGATAAGCGCTTTCCAGGGAACACGTTTACATCACTATCTCTCTGAGCATGACGTGCGCAGTTTTATCACAGTGGGAATTGCGACAGATTATGCCATCGCTGCTACTGCTCTAGACGCAATACAGCATGGTTATCAGGTGTGGGTTCCTGCCGATGGTTGTGTTGCTACGTCAGCATATGCACATAAGAAAACTCTAGAGAAGCTATCTGAACGTGGTGTCTGTACTAAACCTTATGGTCTTACTGTCAGTCCAAACAATACGTAA
- a CDS encoding aldo/keto reductase encodes MLQKNFFAHRAGLGCMGYSWGYSLPGQLDDEHSIRSIRQAYDAGVRHFDTSDMYGSGHNETLLSRALEGLHDVCIATKGGIIVDSMEPLSMHLNGAPEYISAAIDNSLKRLGRDHIELYYLHRVDPNTPIEETMTALARAQQQGKIGAIGVSEPDAQTLSRALDVVKIDVVQSELSVWTRDPLKGSETETSGAVSADSTESVSLTKSYESNTLSVMELCAANDIKFVAFSPLGRGFLTGKLDVSTLKKNDFRQWMPRFQDEARKRNQNIVDTLTSIAQRHGAHPSQVALAWVYAQGENVYAIPGSRKIEHVRQNMEAEKLTLSNQEIAEITAVPLPQESRY; translated from the coding sequence ATGCTTCAGAAAAATTTTTTCGCTCACCGTGCAGGTTTAGGTTGCATGGGGTACAGCTGGGGTTACAGCTTGCCAGGTCAGCTGGATGATGAACACTCTATCCGTAGCATTCGTCAGGCATACGACGCCGGCGTTCGACATTTCGATACCAGCGATATGTATGGCAGCGGTCACAATGAAACCTTGTTGTCACGTGCCTTAGAAGGGCTGCACGACGTATGCATCGCCACCAAAGGTGGGATAATCGTTGATTCTATGGAACCACTATCCATGCATCTTAATGGTGCACCAGAATATATATCCGCTGCGATCGACAACTCATTAAAACGTTTAGGTAGGGATCATATAGAGCTTTATTACCTCCATAGAGTTGATCCGAACACTCCTATTGAGGAAACAATGACAGCTCTGGCTAGGGCACAGCAACAGGGGAAAATAGGTGCGATTGGTGTGAGCGAGCCAGATGCTCAGACGCTATCGCGTGCTCTTGATGTTGTGAAAATTGATGTGGTTCAATCTGAGCTTTCTGTATGGACTCGTGATCCGTTGAAGGGTTCGGAAACTGAGACATCGGGTGCGGTATCCGCTGACTCTACTGAATCTGTTTCTCTTACTAAGTCTTATGAGTCCAATACTCTGAGCGTGATGGAATTATGTGCAGCTAATGATATTAAGTTTGTTGCTTTTTCACCGCTAGGGCGAGGGTTTCTGACTGGAAAACTGGATGTCTCCACCCTGAAGAAGAATGATTTTCGCCAGTGGATGCCACGTTTTCAAGATGAAGCCAGAAAGCGTAACCAAAACATTGTTGATACCTTAACCTCTATTGCGCAACGTCACGGTGCGCACCCTTCACAGGTAGCTCTTGCCTGGGTATATGCCCAAGGAGAGAACGTGTATGCGATTCCTGGAAGTCGGAAAATTGAGCATGTTCGGCAGAATATGGAAGCGGAAAAATTGACGCTATCCAACCAAGAAATCGCAGAAATAACGGCTGTACCACTGCCACAAGAAAGCAGATACTAA
- a CDS encoding dihydrofolate reductase family protein: MSTINGRASIAGSSQSLGNATDTQLLLSLRTWADVVIVGAGTIRAENYGGIQAHRKTDTPAPFAVLSNSGVFDFDSKFVHSYTTAPIFLLSKNNPANIAQAQKLKQRGLEVHRIDTHNPREIIATLRQRGFRKMVCEGGPSIYSLFAAHNCIDKFYLTLDPCISSDATMLFPPLYTATSASSAPSTRISFALEHYQATSDGILFLRYKKI; encoded by the coding sequence GTGTCTACAATCAATGGGCGTGCTAGCATTGCCGGATCCTCGCAAAGTTTAGGCAATGCCACAGATACCCAATTATTACTTAGCCTGCGCACCTGGGCTGATGTTGTTATTGTCGGGGCAGGAACTATACGCGCGGAGAACTATGGCGGTATCCAAGCACACAGGAAAACTGATACTCCTGCTCCTTTTGCGGTTCTGAGCAATAGCGGTGTGTTTGATTTTGATAGCAAGTTCGTCCATTCCTACACCACTGCACCCATTTTTTTACTCAGCAAAAATAATCCAGCGAACATAGCACAGGCTCAAAAACTTAAACAACGTGGCTTAGAGGTACACAGGATAGATACGCATAATCCGCGGGAGATCATCGCAACACTACGACAACGTGGTTTTCGGAAAATGGTCTGCGAAGGTGGACCAAGCATTTATTCTTTATTCGCTGCACATAATTGCATAGATAAGTTCTATCTCACGCTTGATCCATGCATAAGCTCAGACGCCACTATGCTTTTTCCACCTTTATACACAGCAACCAGCGCTTCCTCTGCGCCCAGTACACGCATCTCTTTCGCGTTAGAACACTATCAAGCTACTTCAGACGGAATACTATTTTTGCGCTATAAAAAGATCTAG